In Actinoplanes sp. NBC_00393, a single genomic region encodes these proteins:
- the mtnA gene encoding S-methyl-5-thioribose-1-phosphate isomerase: MRTIDWVNDAIEIIDQTALPGELRVSRLHTVGELIAAIQSLAVRGAPALGVAGAFGVALAARVHIDDPAALAVAVRKIESARPTAVNLARGTQRAAARLPHGPEAVLAEAFAIRDEEIAASETMASRGAYLITELCGAEPRLLTHCNTGGLAAVTIGTALGVVGELHRRRMLAGVIASETRPLLQGARLTSWELTRWGIEHRVAVDSAGPFLMAQGEVDAVILGADRICANGDVINKVGTYSHALGAHRAGIPFVVVAPESTVDLDTPSGAQVEIEDRGAAEVTAFSDAVNPAFDITPHDLVTAIVTERRVIRVDQGERP, from the coding sequence ATGCGAACGATCGACTGGGTGAACGACGCCATCGAGATCATCGATCAGACGGCATTGCCGGGCGAGCTGCGGGTGTCGCGGCTGCACACGGTGGGTGAGCTGATCGCGGCGATCCAGTCGCTGGCGGTGCGCGGCGCACCGGCACTGGGCGTGGCGGGCGCCTTCGGCGTGGCCTTGGCCGCCCGCGTACACATCGACGATCCGGCGGCGCTCGCGGTGGCCGTACGCAAGATTGAAAGTGCTCGCCCGACCGCGGTGAACCTGGCCCGTGGCACGCAGCGTGCCGCGGCGCGACTGCCGCACGGGCCGGAAGCGGTGCTGGCCGAGGCGTTCGCGATCCGGGACGAGGAGATCGCGGCGTCGGAGACGATGGCCTCCCGGGGCGCCTATCTGATCACCGAGCTGTGCGGGGCCGAGCCGCGGTTGCTCACCCACTGCAACACCGGCGGACTGGCCGCGGTGACGATCGGCACCGCGCTGGGCGTGGTCGGCGAGTTGCACCGCCGGCGGATGCTGGCCGGCGTGATCGCCAGCGAGACCCGGCCGCTGCTGCAGGGCGCCCGGCTCACCTCGTGGGAGCTGACGCGCTGGGGCATCGAGCACCGGGTCGCGGTCGACTCGGCCGGCCCGTTCCTGATGGCGCAGGGCGAGGTGGACGCGGTGATCCTGGGCGCCGACCGGATCTGCGCGAACGGCGACGTGATCAACAAGGTCGGGACCTACTCGCATGCCCTCGGCGCGCACCGGGCCGGGATTCCGTTCGTGGTCGTCGCGCCCGAATCCACGGTGGACCTGGACACGCCGTCCGGCGCGCAGGTGGAGATCGAGGACCGGGGTGCGGCCGAGGTCACCGCGTTCAGCGACGCGGTGAACCCGGCCTTCGACATCACCCCGCACGACCTGGTCACCGCGATCGTCACGGAACGCCGGGTGATCCGGGTGGATCAGGGCGAGCGGCCCTAA
- a CDS encoding PHP domain-containing protein — MSSRDPVADLRRIAFLLERANEATYRVKAFRSAAAAVARTPHDELLARAEAGTLAKLAGVGEVTARCVTESLAGEEPVYLRRLASTEGTDLPAAAATLRAALRGDCHVHSDWSDGGSPIEEMALAAADLGHEYFVLTDHSPRLTVARGLTADRLRRQLDHVDKLNAALPDGFRILTGIEVDILDDGSLDQSDELLERLDVVVGSVHSKLRDESARMTRRMVTAIANPHLDILGHMTGRKVSAKGEGDAAHSRARTRPPSTFDLDQVIKACLEHDKAIEINSRPDRLDPPKRMLTVAVEAGCRFSIDTDAHAPGQLDWLDFGCERAALCGVPEEQIVNTWPAERLVEWTRSHAAVP; from the coding sequence ATGAGTTCCCGTGATCCGGTGGCCGATCTGCGGCGCATCGCGTTCCTCCTGGAACGGGCCAACGAGGCGACGTACCGGGTGAAGGCGTTCCGGTCGGCGGCCGCGGCCGTGGCCAGGACCCCGCACGACGAGCTTCTCGCCCGGGCCGAGGCCGGCACGCTGGCCAAGCTCGCCGGGGTCGGTGAGGTGACCGCGCGCTGTGTCACCGAGTCGCTGGCCGGTGAGGAACCGGTCTACCTGCGCCGGCTGGCCTCGACCGAGGGCACCGATCTGCCGGCCGCGGCCGCCACCCTGCGCGCGGCCCTGCGTGGCGACTGTCACGTGCACTCCGACTGGTCCGACGGCGGCTCGCCGATCGAGGAGATGGCCCTCGCCGCGGCCGACCTCGGCCATGAGTACTTCGTGCTGACCGATCACTCGCCCCGGTTGACCGTGGCCCGCGGTCTGACCGCGGACCGGCTGCGCCGCCAGCTCGACCACGTCGACAAGCTGAACGCGGCCCTGCCGGACGGCTTCCGCATCCTCACCGGGATCGAGGTGGACATCCTCGACGACGGTTCGCTGGACCAGAGCGACGAACTGCTGGAGCGGCTCGACGTGGTGGTCGGCTCGGTGCACAGCAAGCTGCGCGACGAGTCGGCGCGGATGACCCGGCGGATGGTGACCGCGATCGCCAACCCGCACCTGGACATCCTCGGGCACATGACCGGCCGCAAGGTCTCGGCGAAGGGCGAGGGCGACGCGGCGCATTCCCGGGCCCGCACCCGGCCGCCCAGCACGTTCGACCTGGATCAGGTGATCAAGGCATGCCTGGAACACGACAAGGCCATCGAGATCAACTCGCGGCCGGACCGGCTGGACCCGCCGAAGCGGATGCTCACCGTCGCGGTGGAGGCCGGGTGCCGGTTCAGCATCGACACCGACGCGCACGCGCCGGGTCAGCTGGACTGGCTCGACTTCGGATGCGAGCGGGCAGCGCTCTGCGGGGTTCCGGAGGAACAGATCGTCAATACCTGGCCGGCTGAACGCCTGGTGGAGTGGACCCGTTCGCACGCGGCTGTCCCGTAG
- a CDS encoding DUF885 domain-containing protein gives MGRIDELANRYVDEWAELNPTGATAVGISGYDDKIDDLSPEGFAAQAELLRRTINDLDVVDPEHESEQVAKDAMLERLGLELARFDAGYAATDVSVISSGLHGLRMAFDVMPTEGEEAVANIAARLNAFPDALEQYRRTLLEGADSGLISARAQLLAVAEQCDAWTDPGRDDFFRSLAGRLEASGALAAELGQGAAAATAATSAFGIFLRDELAPRGREKEAAGEERYALASQYFLGAKVDQTETYLWGFEELDRLEREMRAVSAVIAGPGASIDQAVAALDADPARNIGSKEQFRDWMQALSDRAVAELNGTHFDIEPPAQKLECCLTPTSDGGIYYTGPSEDFSRPGRMWWAVPEGQDTFSTWREVTTVYHEGVPGHHLQVSQTLLRADSLNRWQRLLCWCSGHGEGWALYAERLMDDLGYLTDPGDRLGMLDGQALRAARVIVDIGMHLELEIPRDNPFGFHPGARWTPELGWEFLRAHTRMAEEVLRFEWKRYLGWPGQAPSYKVGERIWLQARDEAKQRKGSDFDLKTFHRDALNLGALGLDPLRKALARI, from the coding sequence GTGGGACGAATTGACGAACTCGCCAACCGCTACGTCGACGAGTGGGCCGAGCTCAACCCGACCGGCGCGACCGCGGTCGGCATCTCCGGCTACGACGACAAGATCGACGACCTTTCCCCGGAAGGCTTCGCCGCCCAGGCGGAGCTGCTTCGCCGCACCATCAACGACCTCGACGTGGTCGATCCCGAGCACGAGTCCGAACAGGTGGCCAAGGACGCCATGCTGGAGCGGCTCGGCCTGGAGCTGGCCCGGTTCGACGCCGGCTACGCGGCCACCGACGTCAGCGTGATCTCCAGCGGCCTGCACGGGCTGCGGATGGCCTTCGACGTGATGCCCACCGAGGGCGAGGAAGCGGTCGCCAACATCGCGGCCCGGCTGAACGCCTTCCCGGACGCGCTGGAGCAGTATCGCCGGACCCTCCTGGAGGGTGCGGACTCCGGCCTGATCAGCGCCCGCGCCCAGCTGCTCGCCGTGGCGGAGCAGTGCGACGCGTGGACCGACCCGGGCCGCGACGACTTCTTCCGTTCCCTGGCCGGCCGGCTCGAGGCCTCCGGCGCGCTCGCCGCCGAGCTCGGGCAGGGCGCGGCCGCGGCGACCGCCGCCACCAGTGCCTTCGGCATCTTCCTGCGGGACGAGCTGGCACCCCGCGGCCGGGAGAAGGAGGCGGCCGGCGAGGAACGGTACGCCCTCGCCTCTCAGTACTTCCTGGGCGCGAAGGTCGATCAGACGGAGACGTACCTCTGGGGTTTCGAGGAGCTGGACCGGCTGGAGCGCGAGATGCGCGCGGTCTCCGCCGTGATCGCCGGCCCGGGCGCCTCGATCGACCAGGCCGTCGCCGCCCTCGACGCCGACCCGGCCCGCAACATCGGCAGCAAGGAGCAGTTCCGGGACTGGATGCAGGCGCTCTCGGACCGGGCCGTCGCCGAGCTCAACGGCACCCACTTCGACATCGAGCCGCCGGCCCAGAAGCTGGAGTGCTGCCTCACCCCGACCAGCGACGGCGGCATCTACTACACCGGCCCGAGCGAGGACTTCTCCCGGCCCGGGCGGATGTGGTGGGCGGTGCCGGAGGGCCAGGACACCTTCTCCACCTGGCGTGAGGTCACCACCGTCTACCACGAGGGTGTGCCCGGCCATCACCTTCAGGTCAGCCAGACCCTGCTGCGCGCCGACTCGCTGAACCGCTGGCAGCGGCTGCTCTGCTGGTGCTCCGGGCACGGCGAGGGCTGGGCCCTGTACGCCGAACGCCTGATGGACGACCTCGGCTACCTCACCGACCCCGGCGACCGGCTCGGCATGCTGGACGGGCAGGCGCTCCGCGCGGCCCGGGTGATCGTCGACATCGGCATGCACCTGGAGCTGGAGATCCCGCGGGACAACCCGTTCGGCTTCCACCCGGGCGCCCGGTGGACACCGGAGCTGGGCTGGGAGTTCCTGCGGGCGCACACCCGGATGGCCGAGGAGGTGCTGCGCTTCGAGTGGAAGCGGTACCTGGGCTGGCCGGGGCAGGCGCCGTCGTACAAGGTCGGCGAGCGGATCTGGCTGCAGGCCCGGGACGAGGCAAAGCAGCGTAAAGGCAGTGATTTCGACCTCAAGACGTTCCACCGGGACGCCCTCAACCTGGGCGCTCTGGGGCTCGATCCGCTCCGAAAGGCACTGGCCAGGATTTAA